In Phlebotomus papatasi isolate M1 chromosome 1, Ppap_2.1, whole genome shotgun sequence, the following proteins share a genomic window:
- the LOC129798685 gene encoding NADH dehydrogenase [ubiquinone] 1 beta subcomplex subunit 2, mitochondrial-like — protein MISSRSALLGRSVVNALLRSPSGAVQKQAVRRGHAWSYRTAAPPHSKGVIIGSYMVGGFMWWWILWHLWHEPEHLTGEFPYPDPSKWTNAELGIPPDDADE, from the exons ATGATTTCTTCACGTAGTGCGTTATTAGGAAGATCAGTAGTAAATGCCCTTCTGAGGAGCCCCAGTGGGGCTGTACAGAAGCAGGCAGTTCGCCGGGGACATGC CTGGTCCTATCGCACTGCGGCTCCACCCCATTCTAAAGGAGTCATCATTGGATCGTACATGGTGGGTGGCTTCATGTGGTGGTGGATCCTGTGGCACCTCTGGCACGAACCTGAGCACTTAACC GGAGAATTCCCGTATCCGGATCCCTCAAAGTGGACTAATGCTGAACTAGGAATACCCCCAGACGACGCAGATGAGTAA
- the LOC129798683 gene encoding protein real-time, protein MVQKYQSPVRVYKYPFELVMAAYERRFPKCPQMPIVLDCEVIEDEVLEGGCRRETKRRCKLAVDAPYLFKKLIGLDFVFFIQHNSLDMRARTLNIEATNETFASRIEIFERCRYYAHPDNPSWTCFDQSATLDIKNFFGFEHSMEKMGMKQYTQTTLKGKEIIEYFIGQLKQEGITHVPRWASIDANDAEVADDDIKLQTGSSMLKKEDSASLDDEYISKNLGEMTPLQESKLVELEALLKEKNEYQTPDHQMICRFLRARDFNVEKSYQMLQDSLKWRQDNDIDHILQLYKAPPVVTKHFPGGWHHRDKDGRPLYVLRLGHMDVKGLLKSIGEDGLLRLTLHICEEGLQLMRDSTKELEKPVSNWCLLVDLEGLSMRHLWRPGVKALLNIIETVEKNYPETMGRVLIVRAPRVFPILWTLISTFIDENTRSKFLFYGGQNCLHPDDGLERYLPSEIIPDFLGGPSTTLIHEGGLVPKSLYRSAMESGGSGEETAPHPHQDMYKSVDLRANQFFELVIKNDDPKSVLTWDFDVLNVDVYFTVFRTIETICQTGDLYTSVFDGSNLEEGKTYFKEEPTLLCRHRESVQGSHVMTTVGTYILQWTCSPSTDKVAHLMYHYEILSSANYKGSMTSLQSGFSALSVASSCQSR, encoded by the exons ATGGTGCAAAAGTATCAATCGCCCGTCCGGGTCTACAAATATCCCTTTGAGCTGGTGATGGCT GCCTACGAGAGGCGCTTTCCAAAATGTCCCCAAATGCCCATCGTCCTCGACTGCGAAGTCATTGAGGATGAAGTTCTGGAGGGTGGATGTCGCAGGGAAACCAAGAGACGCTGTAAATTGGCCGTCGATGCTCCTTACTTATTCAAGAAGCTAATCGGTCTGGATTTTGTTTTCTTCATCCAACACAATTCCCTGGACATGAGAGCCAGAACACTCAACATTGAAGCCACCAACGAGACCTTTGCATCCAGAATTGAGATCTTTGAGCGATGCAG GTACTATGCTCATCCGGACAATCCCAGCTGGACATGCTTCGATCAGTCCGCCACGCTGGacataaaaaatttctttggtTTTGAACATTCCATGGAGAAGATGGGCATGAAACAGTACACCCAGACCACGCTAAAGGGCAAGGAGATTATTGAATATTTCATAGGTCAATTGAAGCAAGAAGGCATAACACATGTGCCACGTTGGGCGAGTATCGATGCAAATGATGCCGAAGTGGCTGATGATGATATTAAATTGCAAACGGGCAGTTCGATGTTGAAAAAGGAAGATTCCGCTAGTTTAGATGATGAATACATTTCAAAGAATCTCGGCGAAATGACGCCACTGCAGGAATCAAAATTGGTGGAGCTGGAAGCTCTGCTAAAGGAGAAGAATGAATATCAGACGCCAGATCATCAAATGATTTGTCGTTTTTTGCGTGCAAGAGACTTCAATGTGGAAAAATCATATCAAATGCTTCAGGATTCGCTGAAGTGGCGCCAGGATAATGACATTGATCACATATTGCAGCTGTACAAGGCTCCTCCTGTGGTCACTAAGCATTTTCCTGGTGGCTGGCATCATCGGGATAAAGATGGAAGGCCGCTGTATGTCCTTCGTTTGGGGCATATGGATGTCAAGGGGCTGCTTAAGTCAATTGGCGAGGATGGTTTATTGAGGCTGACGCTGCACATTTGTGAAGAGGGATTGCAGCTAATGAGGGATAGCACGAAGGAACTGGAGAAGCCAGTGAGCAATTGGTGCTTACTGGTGGATCTTGAGGGGCTGTCTATGAGGCATCTTTGGAGACCTGGGGTCAAAGCTCTCTTGAATATCATTGAAACGGTAGAGAAGAATTACCCAGAGACAATGGGCAGGGTTTTAATAGTTCGAGCTCCGAGAGTTTTTCCCATTCTCTGGACCCTCATTTCCACCTTCATAG ATGAAAACACCCGTTCCAAATTCCTCTTTTACGGAGGACAGAACTGCCTCCATCCAGACGATGGCCTGGAACGCTACTTACCATCAGAAATCATTCCAGATTTCCTAGGAGGCCCCTCCACG ACACTGATCCATGAAGGCGGCCTGGTGCCTAAGAGTCTGTACAGATCAGCAATGGAGAGTGGAGGAAGTGGTGAAGAAACAGCACCACATCCCCATCAGGATATGTATAAATCAGTGGACTTGAGAGCTAATCAATTTTTTGAGCTTGTGATAAAGAATGACGATCCCAAAAGTGTTTTGACTTGGGACTTTGATGTCCTCAATGTGGATGTTTATTTCACAGTATTTCGGACAATAGAAACCATCTGCCAAACTGGAG ATCTTTACACTTCCGTGTTTGATGGATCAAACTTGGAAGAGGGTAAAACCTATTTCAAGGAGGAGCCAACACTTCTCTGTCGCCACAGAGAGAGTGTCCAGGGTTCCCATGTTATGACAACTGTTGGCACGTACATTTTACAGTGGACTTGCTCACCGTCCACGGACAAAGTGGCCCATCTGATGTACCACTATGAAATTCTGAGCTCAGCAAATTACAAAGGATCCATGACGAGCCTCCAGTCGGGATTCTCAGCGCTCAGTGTAGCAAGTTCG